A single region of the Bdellovibrionales bacterium CG10_big_fil_rev_8_21_14_0_10_45_34 genome encodes:
- a CDS encoding carbonic anhydrase, whose product MKNTTPKEAIEKLVEGNRRFTTGLVSVETLLSKSKMSELAQKGQRPFAIVLTCSDSRSPVEMIFDQGLGDIFVVRVAGNVVAPSLLASIEFAAANFGSATVVVLGHTQCGAVNAALQQFRHPETPLPSAHLEELISRIRPAVDSVVHKKGASAPNLMDAAIVANILRSRELILEQSKIVSSLVSEGKLSVEPAILDISTGSVRFLEVH is encoded by the coding sequence ATGAAAAACACAACACCTAAAGAAGCAATAGAGAAGCTGGTTGAAGGAAATCGTCGTTTTACCACGGGCTTGGTATCCGTCGAAACCCTTTTATCGAAGTCAAAAATGTCTGAGCTTGCACAGAAAGGGCAACGCCCCTTTGCGATCGTACTGACTTGCTCTGACTCAAGGAGCCCAGTTGAGATGATCTTTGACCAAGGTCTAGGGGATATCTTTGTCGTTCGTGTCGCGGGCAACGTTGTTGCGCCCAGTTTGCTTGCAAGCATCGAATTTGCTGCTGCAAACTTCGGCTCTGCAACAGTAGTCGTCCTGGGGCATACGCAGTGCGGTGCTGTGAATGCAGCTCTTCAGCAGTTCAGGCATCCTGAGACGCCTCTTCCATCAGCGCATCTGGAAGAGTTAATCTCTAGAATTCGACCGGCGGTTGACTCTGTGGTCCATAAAAAGGGCGCCTCGGCACCGAACCTCATGGACGCGGCTATCGTGGCAAATATCCTCAGGAGTCGAGAATTAATTTTGGAGCAGAGCAAGATTGTCAGCTCGTTAGTTTCGGAAGGAAAACTCTCGGTTGAGCCCGCGATTCTGGATATCTCAACAGGTTCTGTCAGATTTTTAGAAGTCCACTAA
- a CDS encoding LysR family transcriptional regulator, which translates to MKIVIDGKATWINYHHLYCFHTIVLQGGLTKASEFLGIGQSALSIQMKQFEAQLGFSLFERSHRKMKVNERGQVVLSYAKEIFRLGDEMVQTLNDRPASDRVHVQIGALDTIPKHLTVELVSQALSRKSSVTVMEGKPLELLNDLMDHRIDLLLTNALPQVRPGQIFAKRIARLPLWVVGSKAFLKLKDNFPESIKSQPFILPTADSNVRHEFENFRQLHQLPLDFLVETQDIMVQKLLAIKGLGLSIMPEFAVKEFLIKRELFLIGKIPRAFEEIFLISAARKIENPSAAAIMRTFKIQSHSTQTRDAPS; encoded by the coding sequence ATGAAAATTGTGATCGACGGAAAAGCGACCTGGATTAACTATCACCATTTATATTGCTTTCACACGATTGTGCTGCAAGGAGGTCTCACCAAGGCCTCAGAATTTCTGGGCATCGGGCAATCTGCGCTTTCAATACAGATGAAACAATTTGAAGCCCAACTCGGATTTTCTCTCTTCGAACGCAGCCACCGGAAAATGAAAGTCAATGAGCGTGGCCAGGTGGTTCTTTCATATGCAAAAGAGATTTTTCGTCTTGGAGACGAAATGGTGCAAACACTGAACGATCGGCCCGCGTCCGATCGAGTTCACGTTCAAATCGGAGCACTGGATACGATCCCAAAACATCTCACGGTGGAATTAGTTAGCCAGGCCCTGAGCCGAAAGAGCTCTGTCACCGTCATGGAAGGAAAGCCACTCGAGCTACTTAACGATCTGATGGATCATCGGATCGACCTCTTACTGACCAACGCCCTTCCACAAGTTCGTCCCGGACAAATATTTGCAAAGAGAATTGCTCGACTTCCCCTTTGGGTCGTTGGATCTAAGGCCTTTTTAAAACTAAAAGACAATTTTCCTGAGTCGATAAAATCGCAGCCCTTTATCTTACCCACGGCCGACAGCAACGTCAGGCATGAGTTTGAAAACTTCCGCCAGCTTCATCAACTCCCATTGGATTTCTTGGTAGAGACACAAGACATCATGGTTCAGAAGCTTCTCGCAATCAAAGGCCTTGGACTATCGATCATGCCAGAGTTTGCTGTGAAAGAGTTCCTCATTAAGAGAGAATTGTTTCTTATCGGAAAAATTCCGAGGGCATTTGAAGAAATATTTCTTATATCGGCCGCACGAAAAATCGAAAATCCCAGCGCGGCGGCAATTATGCGAACCTTCAAAATTCAGTCTCATTCGACTCAGACGAGAGATGCCCCTTCTTGA
- a CDS encoding polysaccharide deacetylase → MFRSILIVILLISHSAFAKKLAITFDDSPRHAKGHFDGRTRAKKLIKNLKKHNAGDVVFFSVSGQIDKEGRERLQKYADAGHTIANHTATHPNFNETAPSEYKDNFEKAHNVLKEFSTFKKWFRFPYLREGNTKEKRDGMRSALRDMSYRNAYITLNNYDWYIETIFQRAVKSPNFNFDKMRDFYVNVLVESVEYYDKMAVEHLGRSPKHVLLLHEMDISALFIGDLIEALRKNGWQIISTENAYTDEIANYETQAFFPFNPGRIGEIAKDKGQTNGLWHESCDEQYLEERFKREVLP, encoded by the coding sequence GTGTTTCGTTCGATCTTGATTGTTATATTGCTAATTAGTCATTCCGCTTTTGCAAAAAAATTGGCCATTACTTTCGACGACTCTCCTAGGCATGCGAAAGGTCATTTTGACGGTCGAACAAGAGCAAAAAAACTTATCAAAAATTTGAAAAAACATAATGCTGGCGATGTGGTATTTTTCTCTGTATCTGGGCAAATCGATAAGGAAGGCAGAGAAAGACTTCAAAAATATGCGGATGCTGGGCACACTATTGCCAATCACACCGCGACTCATCCTAACTTCAACGAAACTGCTCCGTCGGAATATAAAGACAACTTTGAAAAAGCCCATAATGTGTTGAAGGAGTTCAGCACATTCAAAAAGTGGTTTCGATTTCCATACTTGAGAGAAGGCAACACCAAAGAAAAGCGCGATGGTATGAGAAGTGCTCTCCGCGACATGAGCTATCGAAATGCTTACATTACGCTCAATAATTATGACTGGTATATCGAAACCATATTTCAACGTGCAGTCAAAAGTCCCAATTTCAATTTTGATAAAATGAGAGATTTTTACGTAAACGTCTTAGTCGAAAGCGTTGAATACTATGATAAAATGGCTGTTGAGCATCTTGGACGCTCACCCAAGCACGTATTACTACTTCATGAAATGGACATTTCAGCATTGTTTATAGGCGACCTCATTGAGGCTTTACGCAAAAACGGATGGCAGATAATTTCTACAGAAAATGCGTATACTGATGAAATCGCCAACTATGAAACACAAGCGTTCTTCCCTTTTAATCCAGGACGAATTGGTGAAATTGCTAAAGATAAAGGTCAAACGAACGGACTGTGGCATGAATCCTGTGACGAACAGTACCTCGAAGAAAGATTTAAGCGAGAGGTTTTGCCGTAG